In one window of Campylobacter coli DNA:
- a CDS encoding pentapeptide repeat-containing protein, with protein MKKTLEKILNTLEKCCEETHQNDKSESDESKSKSGNQEASTKQKLSKVLSINEQYIFAPSHKETKETIKEIKAKGDFRQGDELFSDDGKWYLIRKATLDLSSLCDNMNNIQYNAIAQCNIIFSECNISLSDKQSENNRIVKTNLYFYNCTFEKSLNLKNIIFEKTLTFNQCAFYNDLKIYQNQFLDHLVFINCSNEQNDKKIISLDLQENEFEGYLFIKNCTIKNINLWKNKFKNRCYFVDSNFGYKDKVNKAELNFSNAHFEDEVYFNNSEFYNYADFHECKFDNIACFYGVKFYKAPNFSQVVLKGNLNALNITSNFVFDDLKIQIKKEQENFNKDKKEQDKKPLYKFSNDFRDSFRTFKSALIKDNNLLDASNFHKYELYCKELELKNKKATTFKDIVDRYQLVFYRKLCDHHTDLLKAFHNLLIVVMLFGMFSFALDKFKQPSHIENDIKYNIVKVDSNENYIFKEHNKTTYNLLSLNIEKESDKFIKNDFVYMIVFLILVLLLLSFNIFTSIYIFGSILYLIFSFLDLLALYTHIAVIVFFVLFALKFILLDDRQRYKRGIVVAISYTVCIFTLLVKPSLLLPALGSFLDKDSNATYPLLLSLSVVYFILVVLILFSLQKTARKNSIVPS; from the coding sequence ATGAAAAAAACACTTGAAAAAATACTTAATACCTTAGAGAAATGTTGTGAAGAAACACATCAAAATGATAAGAGTGAAAGTGATGAAAGTAAGAGTAAAAGCGGTAACCAAGAAGCTAGCACTAAACAGAAATTATCCAAAGTTTTATCTATAAATGAACAATATATATTTGCTCCAAGTCATAAAGAAACAAAAGAAACAATAAAAGAAATAAAAGCAAAAGGAGACTTTAGGCAAGGAGATGAGTTATTTTCTGATGATGGAAAATGGTATTTGATTCGCAAGGCAACACTAGACTTATCTTCATTATGTGATAATATGAACAATATCCAGTATAATGCTATTGCCCAGTGTAATATTATTTTTAGCGAATGTAATATTAGCTTAAGTGATAAGCAATCAGAGAATAATCGCATTGTTAAAACCAATCTATACTTTTACAATTGTACTTTTGAAAAGTCATTAAATTTGAAAAATATTATTTTTGAAAAAACATTAACTTTTAATCAGTGTGCGTTTTATAATGACTTAAAAATATATCAAAACCAATTTTTAGATCATTTGGTTTTTATAAATTGCTCCAATGAGCAAAATGATAAAAAAATCATATCCTTAGATTTGCAAGAAAACGAATTTGAAGGATATCTTTTTATAAAAAATTGCACCATAAAAAATATAAATTTGTGGAAAAATAAATTTAAAAATAGGTGTTATTTTGTAGATTCTAATTTTGGATATAAGGATAAAGTGAATAAAGCAGAATTAAATTTTTCAAATGCTCATTTTGAAGACGAAGTTTATTTTAACAACTCTGAATTTTATAATTATGCTGATTTTCACGAGTGTAAATTTGACAATATAGCTTGTTTTTATGGAGTGAAGTTTTATAAGGCTCCGAATTTTTCTCAAGTAGTTTTAAAAGGTAATTTGAATGCTTTAAATATAACTTCAAATTTTGTATTTGATGATTTAAAAATACAAATAAAGAAAGAACAAGAAAATTTTAATAAAGATAAAAAAGAACAAGATAAAAAACCTTTATACAAATTTTCAAATGATTTTAGAGATTCTTTTAGGACTTTTAAAAGTGCTTTGATAAAAGATAACAATCTTTTAGATGCTTCAAATTTTCACAAATACGAGCTTTATTGTAAAGAGCTAGAGTTAAAAAATAAAAAAGCTACAACTTTTAAAGATATAGTAGACAGATATCAACTTGTCTTTTATCGCAAGCTTTGTGATCATCATACAGACTTACTCAAAGCATTTCATAACTTACTTATAGTCGTTATGCTTTTTGGTATGTTTTCTTTTGCACTTGATAAATTTAAACAACCTAGTCATATAGAAAATGATATAAAATATAACATCGTTAAAGTAGATTCTAATGAAAATTATATTTTTAAAGAACACAACAAAACCACTTACAATCTCTTATCTTTAAATATAGAGAAAGAAAGCGATAAATTTATAAAGAATGATTTTGTTTATATGATAGTTTTTTTAATTTTGGTTTTATTGTTACTTTCTTTTAATATTTTTACAAGCATATATATTTTTGGTTCAATTTTATATTTGATATTTAGTTTTTTAGATTTGCTAGCTTTGTATACCCATATTGCTGTTATTGTTTTTTTTGTACTGTTTGCTTTAAAATTTATCTTACTTGATGACAGACAAAGATACAAAAGAGGTATTGTTGTCGCTATTTCTTATACAGTTTGTATTTTTACACTGTTGGTTAAACCTAGCTTATTGCTACCCGCACTTGGAAGTTTTTTAGATAAAGATTCTAATGCTACTTATCCTTTGTTGCTTAGCTTGTCTGTGGTGTATTTTATACTTGTGGTATTGATATTGTTCTCACTCCAAAAAACCGCACGAAAGAATTCCATAGTGCCAAGTTAA
- a CDS encoding pentapeptide repeat-containing protein has product MTNTQINDKILELANYLKIDNTCIYHNARLQCIQINNAVIKNFSFKLFNEYKLSFFKCTFLCEINEAPGFFEIENPVYIYDCTFEENVISYNIKFKSNVVIARCNFNKKLYFEANTFCNSSNFERNFYNYASFEKSHFEKSTTFYNSTFNGLNFSQAVFNENLNMVNAKLNFTFSNLEEKIKQECNNFNKKNEQDEKPLDEIANDFRDSFRTFKSALIKDNNALDASNFHKCELYCKEIELKESWNKKGENIKNMTDLEKNIWRIRDFVDFLLLGFYRKLCDHHTDFLKVFNNLVLLIVLYALFFSGFVWLHDDELKDTRKILTLFEFFDRFKSYFEIGSVICVIFGCGLFVYKLKSYEAKNNTSKKQKINFIYIINDFWNLIKSLFFAIFISCMFYILLFKFIGFFLNLDKDFGYSLLINTLFVSLYICLVYTKSLLFGRYVVLVLSYIEFFIILIKQPSIIHPLIGKIANEADKGFNYPSLMVLNILYTILLALVIFSLQKTARKNSIVPS; this is encoded by the coding sequence ATGACAAATACACAAATCAATGACAAGATTTTAGAGTTAGCTAATTATTTAAAAATAGACAATACATGTATTTACCATAATGCTAGATTGCAATGTATACAAATTAATAATGCCGTTATAAAGAATTTTAGTTTTAAATTATTTAATGAGTATAAATTATCATTTTTCAAATGCACATTTTTGTGTGAAATAAACGAAGCTCCTGGTTTTTTTGAGATAGAAAATCCAGTTTATATCTATGATTGTACTTTTGAAGAAAATGTTATTTCATATAATATCAAATTTAAAAGCAATGTGGTTATAGCTCGTTGTAACTTTAATAAAAAGCTTTATTTTGAGGCAAATACATTTTGTAATTCTTCTAATTTTGAAAGAAATTTTTATAATTATGCTAGTTTTGAAAAAAGCCATTTTGAAAAAAGTACAACTTTTTACAATTCTACTTTTAACGGTTTAAATTTTTCACAAGCAGTTTTCAATGAAAATTTAAATATGGTTAATGCAAAATTAAATTTTACTTTTTCTAATTTAGAAGAAAAAATCAAACAAGAATGCAACAATTTTAACAAAAAAAATGAGCAAGATGAAAAACCTTTAGATGAAATTGCAAATGATTTTAGAGATTCTTTTAGGACTTTTAAAAGTGCTTTGATAAAAGATAACAATGCCTTGGACGCTTCAAATTTTCACAAATGTGAGCTTTATTGCAAAGAGATAGAGTTAAAAGAAAGTTGGAATAAAAAAGGTGAGAATATAAAAAATATGACAGATTTAGAAAAAAATATTTGGAGAATTCGGGATTTTGTGGATTTTTTACTTTTAGGATTTTATAGAAAGCTTTGCGATCATCACACAGACTTTTTAAAAGTTTTTAATAATCTTGTATTGTTAATTGTTTTATATGCTTTGTTTTTTTCAGGCTTTGTTTGGCTTCATGATGATGAATTAAAAGACACAAGAAAAATTTTAACTTTATTTGAATTTTTTGATAGGTTTAAATCTTATTTTGAAATAGGAAGTGTCATTTGTGTAATTTTTGGTTGTGGTTTGTTTGTTTACAAATTAAAATCATATGAAGCAAAAAATAATACCTCAAAAAAACAAAAAATAAATTTTATATATATTATTAATGATTTTTGGAATTTGATTAAAAGTTTATTTTTCGCAATCTTTATTTCTTGTATGTTTTATATATTATTGTTTAAATTTATTGGATTTTTCTTAAATTTAGACAAAGATTTTGGATATTCACTACTTATAAATACTTTGTTTGTTAGTTTATATATTTGTTTAGTTTATACCAAATCTTTGCTCTTTGGTAGATATGTGGTGCTTGTATTATCGTATATAGAATTTTTTATAATATTGATAAAACAACCTAGTATAATTCACCCTTTGATTGGAAAAATCGCAAATGAAGCTGATAAAGGTTTTAATTATCCAAGTTTGATGGTGTTAAACATACTATATACCATACTTTTGGCTTTAGTTATTTTCTCACTCCAAAAAACCGCACGAAAGAATTCCATAGTGCCAAGCTGA
- a CDS encoding biosynthetic peptidoglycan transglycosylase → MNWQQYFPTYHFDHKKNRDIALEEYKFCCKILESEERIFDNLIKYMLTFGTIIISLLSGASEKIKVIFKGIAENPNYIIWIITVLVLLFFIFMTKNFAEKQKSIIFSKRKIIILRRMLGMDYGTQEFLFKKGMLEGANMPFSIKLKFNYLYHIIPILCFVALLLIICIFLGYSLMHAIVFNSIMIIALYLFYIYCILDINETMLLVIIRILFSKLGIKFVDNFEHVLYRAKLSAYECRRQKIDLNNLKKMLVAIEDQKFYQHKGVDFKALCRALLSRGRKIPFFNKISFIKNIPFTGGSTITQQLFRTLFIENMNKKRYRRKMAEILLSYFWFNKILNKEEQLEIYLSAVRFDKKIFGIMQAMRHFYGGDNNKNLSKAQSFFLIERVSVTSGTMLPKVIDTIVRLEKQKKLNKEDIKDIIKIYTKAQQDNKITVIFNNRNILEELSKKYEHQN, encoded by the coding sequence GTGAATTGGCAACAATATTTTCCAACGTATCATTTTGATCATAAAAAAAATAGAGATATTGCTTTAGAGGAATATAAATTTTGTTGTAAGATTCTTGAAAGTGAAGAAAGAATTTTCGATAATTTAATCAAATATATGCTTACATTTGGGACAATTATTATCTCTCTTTTATCGGGTGCAAGTGAAAAAATAAAAGTAATATTTAAAGGTATAGCAGAAAATCCGAACTATATTATATGGATTATTACTGTTTTGGTATTGCTATTTTTTATCTTTATGACAAAAAATTTTGCAGAAAAGCAAAAGTCTATTATTTTTTCGAAACGAAAAATTATCATACTAAGAAGAATGCTTGGAATGGACTATGGAACTCAAGAATTTTTATTTAAAAAAGGCATGCTCGAAGGTGCCAATATGCCTTTTAGCATTAAACTAAAATTCAATTATTTATATCATATTATTCCTATTCTATGTTTTGTAGCATTATTGCTTATAATATGTATTTTTTTAGGATATTCTTTAATGCATGCCATTGTTTTTAATAGCATAATGATTATAGCATTGTATTTGTTTTATATTTATTGTATTTTAGATATAAATGAAACAATGCTTTTGGTTATTATTAGAATATTATTTTCAAAATTAGGAATAAAATTTGTAGATAATTTTGAACACGTTTTATATAGGGCTAAATTATCAGCTTATGAATGCAGAAGACAAAAAATTGATTTAAATAACCTTAAAAAAATGCTAGTTGCGATTGAAGATCAAAAATTTTATCAACATAAAGGAGTAGATTTTAAAGCATTATGTAGAGCTTTGTTATCTCGCGGTAGAAAAATACCTTTTTTTAATAAAATATCTTTTATTAAAAATATTCCATTTACCGGTGGTTCTACTATTACTCAGCAGCTTTTCAGGACTTTGTTTATTGAAAATATGAATAAAAAAAGATATCGAAGAAAGATGGCTGAAATTCTTTTAAGTTATTTTTGGTTTAATAAAATTTTAAATAAAGAAGAGCAACTTGAAATTTATCTGAGTGCTGTACGCTTCGATAAAAAAATATTTGGAATAATGCAAGCAATGCGCCATTTTTACGGTGGTGATAATAATAAAAATCTTTCAAAAGCTCAATCATTTTTTCTTATTGAACGTGTTTCTGTTACGAGTGGAACAATGCTTCCAAAAGTGATTGATACTATCGTAAGACTAGAAAAACAAAAAAAATTAAACAAAGAGGATATTAAAGATATTATTAAAATATATACTAAAGCTCAGCAAGATAATAAAATTACAGTAATTTTTAACAATAGAAATATTCTAGAAGAATTATCCAAAAAATACGAGCATCAAAACTAG
- a CDS encoding multidrug effflux MFS transporter: MQKHTKIHGFSKLKLIIILALMSSIAPLSTDMYLPALSHVEQSFNASKALTQLSLASFFIAFALGQLIYGPLSDIFGRKIPALVGIFFFIVSSLFCVIIDNIYAFIALRFFEALGGCAGVVIARAIVNDLFEIKEAAGIFALMMVFTSLAPMLSPTFGSFLLEYFSWHSIFTTLFALGILLFLMILFGLKESAPHLKNKKFSHEEAMKSYKFVLKDKRFLTYVFCAALALAAMFAYITGSSFVFTQFFGLSEQQFGILFGVNALGFVICANINARLVRKFESEKILSKALIIMFVSTLILLINAFLYPNLFLFEASIFTSIAMLGFIAPNTTTLAMARFKDHSGTASAVLGFIQFALAGLISSVVSALDANTPIILACVMCACVLIANGVYFQAKRKA; the protein is encoded by the coding sequence ATGCAAAAACACACCAAAATTCACGGCTTTTCAAAGCTCAAACTCATCATCATCCTTGCTTTGATGTCAAGCATAGCACCACTTTCTACAGATATGTATTTACCTGCGCTTAGCCATGTAGAGCAAAGTTTTAACGCCTCTAAGGCGCTGACCCAACTTAGCCTTGCAAGCTTTTTCATCGCCTTTGCCTTAGGACAACTCATATATGGGCCTTTAAGCGATATCTTTGGGCGTAAAATTCCCGCTTTGGTAGGAATTTTCTTCTTTATCGTTTCAAGCTTGTTTTGTGTGATCATCGACAATATCTATGCCTTTATCGCTTTGAGATTTTTTGAAGCACTAGGAGGCTGTGCGGGAGTAGTGATCGCAAGAGCTATAGTAAATGACTTGTTTGAGATCAAAGAGGCTGCGGGGATCTTTGCTTTGATGATGGTATTTACCTCCCTTGCTCCTATGCTTTCGCCGACTTTTGGAAGCTTTTTGCTGGAGTATTTTTCATGGCATAGCATTTTTACGACTTTGTTTGCTTTGGGAATTTTGCTTTTTTTGATGATACTTTTTGGCTTAAAAGAATCCGCACCACACCTTAAAAATAAAAAATTCTCCCACGAAGAAGCGATGAAAAGCTATAAATTTGTTTTAAAAGATAAACGCTTTTTAACCTATGTCTTTTGTGCTGCTTTGGCTTTGGCTGCGATGTTTGCTTATATCACGGGTTCGAGTTTTGTATTTACACAATTTTTTGGCTTAAGCGAGCAACAATTTGGCATACTTTTTGGAGTAAATGCCCTAGGCTTTGTCATCTGTGCAAATATCAATGCAAGGCTAGTGCGTAAATTTGAAAGTGAAAAAATACTTTCAAAAGCCTTGATAATCATGTTTGTATCAACTTTGATCTTGCTTATCAATGCCTTTTTGTATCCGAATTTATTTCTTTTTGAAGCAAGCATTTTTACAAGTATCGCTATGCTTGGCTTTATCGCACCCAATACCACGACTTTGGCTATGGCGAGATTTAAAGACCATAGCGGAACCGCTTCTGCGGTGCTTGGCTTTATACAATTTGCCCTAGCAGGACTCATCTCCTCTGTAGTCAGTGCTTTAGATGCCAATACACCGATAATCCTTGCTTGCGTGATGTGTGCTTGTGTCTTGATAGCAAATGGAGTGTATTTTCAAGCTAAGCGTAAGGCTTAG
- a CDS encoding DUF2130 domain-containing protein — MPNFNQNEQIKCPSCGSFIDISTALYAQILDKAKQEMLKQKKEFEDEVNAKRAEYIKALNDLKAQKLEQEKLISEQVSQKLLLEKQKFEQELLTQRQNFQKEFSEKFNKEHENEMKIMQEELEKKSKELTEFLSVKAENERLKREQKENEERLKFQAKEEAFKEFKEQESKNLEFERDKMRLEFQKSTQEQELKYKELETNFKSVAQKLEDAQRRIEQGSQQLQGEAAELLIEEYIQNEYIGDEVKEVPKGVNGADCLHIVKDSFGNICGSILYESKRTKEFNKEWIDKLKLDSIAAKSDIAVLITKTMPKEKQKTHFKEGILICTFAEFKGVLAVLRESIVNAYKLKNALQNKDEKNHILYEYLNSKEFNTQITFILKTYQNMKEELEAEKRALQNIWKKRERAIENLSFNSTAIVSSLNAIFSDLQGGNLIGEEGLKSLENLAKDED, encoded by the coding sequence ATGCCAAATTTTAATCAAAACGAGCAAATCAAATGCCCAAGTTGTGGAAGTTTTATCGATATTAGCACTGCTTTATATGCTCAAATTTTAGACAAAGCCAAGCAAGAAATGCTCAAGCAAAAAAAAGAATTTGAAGATGAGGTAAATGCCAAAAGAGCCGAGTACATCAAGGCCTTAAACGACTTAAAAGCCCAAAAGCTAGAGCAAGAAAAACTCATAAGCGAGCAAGTAAGCCAAAAACTTCTTTTAGAAAAACAAAAATTCGAGCAAGAATTGCTAACACAAAGGCAAAATTTCCAAAAAGAATTCAGCGAAAAATTTAATAAAGAGCATGAAAATGAGATGAAAATCATGCAAGAAGAATTAGAAAAAAAGAGCAAAGAACTCACCGAATTCTTAAGCGTAAAAGCTGAAAATGAAAGACTAAAAAGAGAGCAAAAAGAAAACGAAGAAAGACTGAAATTTCAAGCTAAAGAAGAAGCTTTTAAAGAATTTAAAGAGCAAGAAAGTAAAAATTTGGAATTTGAAAGAGATAAGATGCGTCTTGAATTTCAAAAAAGCACTCAAGAGCAGGAGTTAAAATACAAAGAATTAGAAACAAATTTTAAAAGCGTAGCTCAAAAGCTAGAGGACGCACAACGCAGGATAGAGCAAGGCTCACAGCAACTCCAAGGAGAAGCAGCAGAACTACTCATAGAAGAATACATCCAAAACGAATACATCGGCGATGAGGTAAAAGAAGTGCCAAAGGGTGTAAATGGGGCGGATTGTTTGCATATCGTAAAAGACAGCTTTGGCAATATTTGCGGTAGTATTTTGTATGAGAGCAAACGCACTAAAGAGTTTAATAAAGAATGGATTGACAAGCTTAAGCTTGACAGCATAGCTGCTAAGAGTGATATAGCGGTTTTAATCACCAAAACCATGCCTAAAGAAAAGCAAAAAACGCATTTTAAAGAGGGGATTTTAATCTGCACTTTTGCTGAATTTAAAGGTGTTTTGGCGGTGCTTAGAGAAAGCATAGTCAATGCTTACAAGCTCAAAAATGCTTTGCAAAACAAAGATGAGAAAAACCATATCTTATACGAATACCTAAATTCTAAGGAATTTAACACTCAAATCACCTTTATACTCAAAACTTATCAAAATATGAAAGAAGAGCTAGAAGCAGAAAAAAGAGCCTTGCAAAATATATGGAAAAAAAGAGAAAGAGCCATAGAAAATTTAAGCTTTAATTCTACTGCCATAGTGAGTTCTTTAAATGCTATATTTAGCGACTTGCAAGGCGGGAATTTGATAGGCGAAGAAGGACTTAAAAGCTTGGAAAATTTGGCAAAAGATGAGGATTAA
- a CDS encoding poly(A) polymerase: MDLKSLENRRLYILKRLGILKFLSIIEALLVGFLAFVFTKDILIAIILAVFVGIFFFRFTAKKLKLAKKELEFDALNLFLRRFGAKFRKESLSQKDFLKLELSENLKDFKSQNCFEFKEFKIYDIHFIDENKRFFCGILLEILKPSKNPSFEDEEKIYVKLQDKNFTLNHIFSKDNHYLIATLKNPFFIDLKESLEKNFKNLENNLKLIEEKIIKI; the protein is encoded by the coding sequence ATGGACTTAAAAAGCTTAGAAAATAGAAGACTTTATATACTTAAACGCTTAGGAATTTTAAAATTCTTAAGCATTATAGAAGCTTTACTTGTAGGCTTTTTAGCCTTTGTTTTTACAAAAGATATTTTAATAGCCATCATCCTTGCTGTGTTTGTAGGCATTTTTTTCTTTCGCTTTACAGCTAAAAAACTCAAACTTGCAAAAAAAGAATTAGAATTTGATGCTTTGAATTTATTTTTGCGTCGTTTTGGGGCTAAATTTAGAAAAGAAAGTTTAAGCCAAAAAGATTTTTTAAAACTAGAACTTAGCGAAAATTTAAAGGACTTTAAAAGCCAAAATTGCTTTGAATTTAAAGAATTTAAAATTTATGATATCCATTTCATCGATGAAAACAAACGCTTTTTTTGTGGAATTTTGCTTGAAATTTTAAAGCCTAGCAAAAATCCTAGTTTTGAAGATGAAGAGAAAATTTATGTTAAATTACAAGATAAAAATTTCACTCTAAATCATATCTTTTCTAAGGACAATCACTATCTCATCGCTACCCTAAAAAACCCTTTTTTCATAGACTTAAAAGAAAGCCTAGAAAAAAATTTCAAAAATTTAGAAAACAATCTCAAGCTAATAGAAGAAAAAATCATCAAAATTTAA
- the typA gene encoding translational GTPase TypA: MENIRNIAVIAHVDHGKTTMVDELLKQSGTFSEREQISERVMDSNDIEKERGITILSKNTAINYKGTKINIIDTPGHADFGGEVERVLKMIDGVLLLVDAQEGVMPQTKFVVKKALSLGLKPIVVINKIDKPAADPERVINEIFDLFVALDANDEQLDFAIVYAAAKNGYAKLDLNDESDNMEPLFKTILERVPAPSGTNENPLQLQVFTLGYDNFVGKIGIARIFNGVVKKNQSVMLAKADGTKVNGRISKLIGFMGLEKMDIEEAGSGDIVAIAGFEALDVGDSVVDPNNPMPLDPLHIEEPTLSIVFSVNDGPLAGTEGKHVTSNKIAERLEAEMKTNIAMKYESTGEGKFKVSGRGELQITILAENMRREGFEFCMGRPEVIVKVEDGVKTEPFEHLVIDVPEEFSGAVIEKLGKRKAEMKTMAPTGDGQTRLEFEIPARGLIGFRSQFLTDTKGEGVMNHSFLEFRPFSGAVEKRNNGALISMENGVALGYSLFNLQERGVLFIEPQTKVYTGMIIGEHSRPNDLDVNPIKGKNLTNVRASGSDDAIKLVPPRKLSLERALEWIEEDELVEVTPQNVRVRKRYLDPTQRKRMEKAKS, translated from the coding sequence TTGGAAAATATTAGAAATATCGCAGTTATAGCCCACGTTGACCATGGTAAAACTACTATGGTAGATGAACTACTGAAACAATCAGGTACTTTTAGTGAAAGAGAACAAATTTCAGAACGCGTTATGGATAGTAACGATATAGAAAAAGAACGCGGTATCACCATACTTTCAAAAAACACAGCTATCAATTATAAAGGCACAAAAATCAACATCATAGACACTCCAGGCCACGCCGATTTTGGTGGAGAAGTAGAGCGTGTTTTAAAAATGATCGATGGGGTTTTACTCTTAGTCGATGCACAAGAAGGCGTTATGCCACAAACTAAATTCGTAGTTAAAAAAGCCCTATCTTTAGGACTTAAACCTATAGTTGTAATCAACAAAATCGACAAACCAGCTGCTGATCCTGAAAGAGTAATCAACGAAATTTTCGACCTTTTTGTAGCCTTAGATGCAAACGATGAGCAACTTGACTTTGCTATCGTTTATGCTGCAGCAAAAAATGGTTATGCTAAGCTTGATCTAAACGATGAAAGCGACAATATGGAGCCTCTTTTTAAAACCATACTCGAACGCGTTCCAGCACCAAGCGGTACAAATGAAAATCCTTTACAACTTCAAGTCTTCACTTTAGGATATGATAACTTCGTAGGTAAAATAGGAATTGCTAGAATTTTCAACGGCGTTGTGAAGAAAAATCAAAGCGTAATGCTTGCAAAAGCCGATGGCACTAAAGTAAATGGTAGAATTTCAAAACTCATCGGTTTTATGGGTTTAGAAAAAATGGATATAGAAGAAGCAGGCAGTGGCGATATCGTTGCGATCGCAGGTTTTGAAGCTTTAGATGTGGGCGATAGCGTTGTAGATCCAAACAATCCTATGCCACTTGATCCTTTACACATCGAAGAACCAACCTTAAGCATAGTATTTTCAGTAAATGATGGTCCCTTAGCAGGAACCGAAGGAAAGCATGTAACTTCAAACAAAATCGCTGAACGCTTAGAAGCTGAAATGAAAACCAATATCGCGATGAAATACGAAAGCACAGGCGAAGGCAAATTTAAAGTAAGCGGTAGGGGCGAACTTCAAATCACTATTTTAGCTGAAAATATGCGTCGTGAGGGCTTTGAGTTTTGCATGGGAAGACCTGAAGTTATCGTAAAAGTTGAAGATGGGGTTAAGACAGAACCATTTGAACATTTAGTTATCGATGTGCCTGAAGAATTTAGTGGTGCAGTGATAGAAAAGCTTGGAAAAAGAAAAGCTGAAATGAAAACTATGGCACCTACAGGCGATGGACAAACAAGACTTGAATTTGAAATTCCTGCACGCGGACTTATAGGCTTTAGATCTCAATTTTTAACCGATACCAAAGGCGAAGGCGTAATGAACCATAGCTTTTTAGAATTCCGCCCTTTCAGTGGTGCAGTTGAAAAGCGTAACAATGGTGCTTTGATCTCTATGGAAAATGGCGTGGCTTTGGGGTATTCTTTGTTTAACCTTCAAGAACGCGGCGTGCTTTTCATAGAACCTCAAACCAAAGTATATACAGGGATGATTATAGGTGAGCACTCTCGTCCAAACGACTTAGATGTTAACCCTATCAAAGGAAAAAATCTTACCAATGTAAGAGCAAGTGGAAGCGATGATGCGATCAAGCTTGTACCGCCTAGAAAATTAAGCCTTGAAAGAGCTTTAGAGTGGATAGAAGAAGATGAACTTGTAGAAGTTACACCTCAAAATGTGCGTGTTCGCAAACGCTATCTTGATCCAACTCAAAGAAAAAGAATGGAAAAAGCAAAATCTTAA